Within Klebsiella sp. RIT-PI-d, the genomic segment TTACCCGGGCCGCGTGGCATCAGCTTCGACACAAACGGCAGGGCCATTGGGTTAGCAATCGCCACCTGACGATTTGGATCGACAGAGATGCCGCCCCACTCGAACATCCCCAGGTTACCCGGGAATACCAGCGTGCCTTGTTCTGATGGCGGAGTGAAAATGCCTTCATAACGCATTTGCTGGAAGATCACGCGACAGACCAGCTGGTCAAACATTGTCGCGCCCCACATATCCGCGCCGCTCAAATCTTTCTTCGGACGGAAACTAAGATCGGAGAACGGCTGCGTTTTAGTGACGTAATCACCTTTTGCCGCACCTTGCGGAACCGGTTTTTCCGGGGCCGGAACCACCAGTTCGCCATTACGGCGATCCAGCACAAAGATGTTGCCGGTTTTCGCCGGGGCATAGACCACCGGAACCGTTTTACCGTTAACCGTAATGTCCGCCAGCGTCGGCTGGGACGGCATATCCATATCCCACAGATCGTGGTGAACGGTCTGATAGCTCCATGCCAGCTTACCGGTAGTTGCATTCAGCGCCACGATTGAACTGGCGTAACGTTCTTGCTCCGGCGTACGGTTGCCACCCCAGATATCCGGTGTGGTGACGCCCATCGGCAGATAGACCAGATCCAGTTTGGCATCATAGGCCGCAGGTGCCCACGAGTTCGGCGAGTTAAAGGTAAAGGTGTGTTCATCCGACGGAATGGCATTCGGATCTTTCGCACCCGGATCGAAGGCCCACAGCAGATCGCCGGTATTGACGTCAAAGCCGCGGATCACGCCAGAGGTTTCGCGCACCGAGAAGTTATCGGTGACCGAACCGGCAATCACAATAGTTTTATCCGTCACGATCGGCGGCGATGTTGGCTCGTACAGCCCCGGCGTCTGATCCGGCATGTTGGTTTGCAGATTCAGAATGCCTTTATTGGCAAAGGATTCACACAGTTTGCCGGTCTCGGCATTCAGCGCAATCAGACGACCATCGTTGACCGGCAGAATGATACGACGCGGGCAATCTGCTACTGCATTTGCCGGCGCGCTGTCTGCTTTGGCTTCGTGATAAGAGACACCACGGCAGGTTACGTGCTGGAACGAAGGGGTTGAATTGAGCTGCGGATCGTAATGCCATTTCTCTTTACCGGTTGCCGCATCAAGCGCAAACAGACGCTGGTGAGCAGTACACAGGTACAGCGTGTCACCAACTTTAATCGGCGTGACTTCGTTCGTCAGCTCGCCAGAATCATTCTCTTTTTTGAAATCGCCGGTGCGGAATACCCAGGCTTCTTTCAGCTTGTGAACGTTATCGGCATTGATTTGCTTGAGGGGAGAATAACGCTGGCCTTCCTGGTTACGGCCATACGCTGGCCAGTCCTGATCGGCAACCGTTGAGATCGGCTCAGCAGGCGTTGAATCCGCGTGCAGCGTGCCGCTGACTTCCTGCGGATCGTTAAAGCCAGCCCAGGTCAGCATTCCGCCGCTTAACAGCAGGACCACTACCAGTGCAGCAACCGCGCCCGCAGACGGGAAAATCAGCCGGCGCCAGACAAACGGCAAAATCAGCCAGATGCCAAAGAACACCAGAATGTCGCAGCGTGGGGTCAGCGCCCAGAAGTCAAAGCCGACTTCCCAGACGCCCCAGATCATGGTCGCCAGCAACAGCCCGGCATATAACCACAGCGCTGAACGCTTGCCGCGCCACAGAAGCCAGGCTACGCCCAGCATGATAAGGCCTGCGATTGGGTAATACCAGGAGCCGCCTGTTGCGACCAGCCAGATACCGCCAATCAACAGATACAGTCCGCAGAACACGGCGAACAGCGCTGTCAACGTCACCAGAATGCGTGACGTACGGGGTTTTATCTCTGCCATAAAAGAATACTCTTTCAATTAATTAATATTTTAGTAGCAATTTATTATAGGATTTAACATATGTGATCGTCATCACAAAATGAGCTTTATTACACGATTGCCCGTTAAAATTATTTTGCTGATATACTACGGCGCTTACTGATCAATGCGGCTGTCTGAGGCGGCGGTGTTGAGTGATTTATCTGAAAATCATATGGTTGGCTAAATGAAACATACTGTTGAAGTGATGATCCCGGAAACGGAAATCAAAACCCGTATCGCTGAGCTGGGCCGTCAGATCACCGAACGCTATAAAGACAGCGGGAGTGAAATGGTGCTGGTGGGCCTGCTGCGCGGTTCGTTTATGTTTATGGCGGATCTGTGCCGTGAAGTGCAGGTTTCCCATGAAGTCGATTTTATGACCGCCTCCAGCTATGGCAGCGGCATGTCCACCACCCGCGATGTCAAAATCCTGAAAGATCTGGATGAAGATATTCGCGGCAAAGATGTGCTGATCGTTGAAGATATTATCGACTCGGGCAATACGCTGTCGAAAGTGCGGGAAATTTTAAGCCTGCGCGGGCCAAAGTCGCTGGCGATTTGTACCCTGCTGGATAAGCCATCGCGCCGCGAGGTTGACGTGCCGGTAGAGTTCGTGGGTTTTTCCATCCCGGATGAATTCGTGGTGGGTTACGGCATTGATTACGCTCAGCGCTATCGTCATCTGCCGTATGTCGGCAAAGTGGTAATGCTGGACGAGTAAGCCGTCAGAAAACAATGCCGGGCAAGCGTATGCCGCCCGGCAGAAACGTGTACGACGCCGCAGGCTGCCGATTACTTGTGGTTGATGTGTTTTAAACGCAGGTTAGAAACACCTTTGCGGTAGTGCTGCTCCAGCGATTCGCGATTAGTCGCGGTCACATCGAGATCGCGCAGCAGACCGTCGTGAATGCCGTAAGCCCAGCCGTGAATCGTTACTTTCTGACCACGTTTCCATGCAGACTGCATAATGGTCGAATGGCCGAGGTTATAGACCTGCTCCATCACGTTCAGCTCGCACAGGGTGTCCAGACGACGTTCCTGCGGCATTTCTCCCAGCAGGGAGCTATGCTTAAACCAGATATCGCGAATGTGCAGCAGCCAGTTATCGATAAGACCGAGTTCCGGATTTTCCACGGCTGCCTGTACGCCGCCGCAACCGTAGTGGCCGCAGATAATAATGTGTTCAACTTCCAGCACGTCGACAGCGTACTGAACGACGGAGAGGCAATTGAGATCGGTGTGGATCACCAGGTTAGCCACGTTACGGTGAACAAACAGCTCGCCGGGTTCAAGGCCAGTCAGACGTTCAGCGGGAACGCGGCTATCGGAACATCCAATCCAGAGAAAACGTGGCTTTTGAGCCTGAGCCAGCGTTTCAAAAAATCCGGGATCTTCTTCCACCAGCATTTTTGACCATAGTGCATTGTTACTGATGAGTGTATCTATGTCTTTCATGGAGGTTAACGACCTGTAACCAGATAATTGCGTTGGGCTAATATAGGTCAACTCCCGGATGATTTAAACCACATATAAAGTGTCAGAACGTAAGGTAAGTAAAAATTCATGACCATTGCACTGGAAATTGAGCAGCTTAAAAAGACCTATCCCGGCGGCGTACAGGCGCTGCGCGGGATCGACCTACAGGTAGAAGCGGGGGATTTCTACGCGCTTCTCGGGCCTAACGGCGCGGGTAAATCCACCACCATTGGCATCATTAGTTCACTGGTTAATAAAACCTCGGGGCGGGTAAGCGTGTTTGGTTACGATCTTGCAAAAGACGTCGTCAACGCTAAACGCCAGCTTGGGCTGGTGCCGCAGGAATTTAACTTCAACCCGTTTGAGACGGTGCAACAAATTGTCGTTCACCAGGCCGGATACTATGGCGTTGAGCATAAAGATGCGGTCGAGCGCAGCGAAAAGTATCTGAAACAGCTCGATCTGTGGGATAAACGCAACGAACGTGCACGGATGCTGTCCGGCGGGATGAAACGCCGTTTGATGATTGCCCGGGCGCTCATGCATGAGCCAAAACTGCTGATCCTTGATGAGCCGACCGCAGGCGTTGATATCGAACTTCGCCGCTCAATGTGGAGTTTTTTAAAGGATTTAAACGACAAAGGCACTACCATTATTCTGACCACCCACTATCTGGAAGAGGCAGAAATGCTGTGCCGCAATATCGGCATTATCCAGAACGGTGAGCTGGTGGAAAACACCTCCATGAAAAATCTGCTCGCCAAGCTGAAGTCGGAAACCTTTATCCTCGATTTAGCGCCAAAAAGTCCGCTGCCGAAGCTTGAGGGCTATCAATATCGGCTGGTGGATACGTCCACGCTTGAGGTTGAAGTCCTGCGCGAGCAGGGGATTAACAGCGTATTTAGCCAGCTGAGCTCTCAGGGCGTGCAGGTGCTCAGTATGCGTAACAAGGCGAATCGTCTTGAAGAGTTATTTGTTTCACTGGTTCACGATAAGCAAGGAGATCGCGCATGATGCAGTTGTATTGGGTCGCATTAAAAAGCATCTGGGCGAAAGAAATTCACCGTTTTATGCGTATCTGGATCCAGACGCTGGTACCGCCCGTCATCACCATGACGCTCTATTTTATTATCTTTGGTAATTTAATTGGCTCACGGATCGGTGAAATGCACGGCTTTAGCTATATGCAATTTATTGTGCCGGGCCTGATCATGATGTCGGTTATCACTAATGCGTACGCCAACGTTGCCTCCTCCTTTTTCAGCGCCAAGTTCCAGCGCAATATTGAAGAGCTGCTGATTGCCCCGGTGCCGACGCACATTATCATCATCGGTTATGTCGGCGGTGGCGTGGCGCGCGGACTGTGCGTGGGCGTACTGGTCACGGCGATTTCTCTGTTTTTTGTGCCGTTTCAGGTCCATTCATGGCTGTTCGTTGCCCTGACCCTGGCGCTTACGGCGATCCTGTTTTCACTGGCAGGATTGCTTAACGCGGTGTTTGCTAAAAGCTTTGATGATATCAGCCTGATCCCGACCTTTGTGCTGACGCCGTTAACCTATCTCGGTGGGGTATTTTATTCCCTGACGCTGCTGCCGCCTATCTGGCAGGCGCTGTCAAAACTGAACCCGATTGTGTATATGATAAGCGGCTTCCGCTACGGCTTCCTGGGCATTCACGATGTGCCGCTGGTAACAACGTTTGCGGTACTGGTCGCCTTTATCATCGCGTTTTATCTGCTGTGCTGGTATTTGATCCAGCGCGGGCGCGGGCTGCGCAGCTAGTAAGGGCTTTCTGCTTATGATGGCAGGTATCCTTTGATGCCTGTCATCTCCTGCAATCCTTCAACCTGATAAACTTGCCTCCCGCAAAGGAGGTGAGCGATGTTAGGTTGGGTGATTACCTGTTATGACGATAAAGCAGCGGAGCTGCTTTATCGTCTGGAAAAGCAGTACGGTACCCTGGCGCAGTGCCGGGCGGTCAATTTCTGGCCGGGGCAAAGTACCAATATGCTGAGCCGGATGATGTGTGATGCGCTACACGCTACCGACTCTGGTAAAGGCGTTATCTTCCTGACCGACATTTCCGGCGCGGCGCCCTATCGGGTTGCCGCCCTGATGAGTCATAAACATGCAGACTGTGAAGTGATCTCGGGAGTGAGCTATTCATTGTTAGAACAAATGATTCCTCTGCGCGGATCGTTGAGCAGCTCGGCTTTCCGTGATCGGGTGGTTTCTTCTGGGGTGCCTGACGTCACCAGCTTATGGCATCAGCAGCAAAAAAATCCGCCGTTCGTGCTGCTTCATGATTTGTATGAGTAATAACCATTGGTATTGATTCTGCTTTTGTTACAATAGCGCCGGTGGTTCTCTCCCTGGTTACAATTATCCATGATAATGCGCGCTATTATTGTTTCACTGCTGCTGATCTCCGGCAGCGTTTTTGCTGAGTTACCCGTTCGCTACATGCAGACGACCGAAGATGCAGTCATCTGGTCCAAAATCGGTGACCGGGTGGTTACGGTTGGCAATGTGCGTGCCGGGCAAATCCTGGCGGTAGAATCAACGTCTGCCGACTATGATGAATTTGCGTTTGCCTTCGGCAAAGGCTTTATTGATAAGGGCCATCTCGAACCGGTGCAGGGAAAGCAGCGCGTGCAGGACGGG encodes:
- a CDS encoding glucose/quinate/shikimate family membrane-bound PQQ-dependent dehydrogenase: MAEIKPRTSRILVTLTALFAVFCGLYLLIGGIWLVATGGSWYYPIAGLIMLGVAWLLWRGKRSALWLYAGLLLATMIWGVWEVGFDFWALTPRCDILVFFGIWLILPFVWRRLIFPSAGAVAALVVVLLLSGGMLTWAGFNDPQEVSGTLHADSTPAEPISTVADQDWPAYGRNQEGQRYSPLKQINADNVHKLKEAWVFRTGDFKKENDSGELTNEVTPIKVGDTLYLCTAHQRLFALDAATGKEKWHYDPQLNSTPSFQHVTCRGVSYHEAKADSAPANAVADCPRRIILPVNDGRLIALNAETGKLCESFANKGILNLQTNMPDQTPGLYEPTSPPIVTDKTIVIAGSVTDNFSVRETSGVIRGFDVNTGDLLWAFDPGAKDPNAIPSDEHTFTFNSPNSWAPAAYDAKLDLVYLPMGVTTPDIWGGNRTPEQERYASSIVALNATTGKLAWSYQTVHHDLWDMDMPSQPTLADITVNGKTVPVVYAPAKTGNIFVLDRRNGELVVPAPEKPVPQGAAKGDYVTKTQPFSDLSFRPKKDLSGADMWGATMFDQLVCRVIFQQMRYEGIFTPPSEQGTLVFPGNLGMFEWGGISVDPNRQVAIANPMALPFVSKLMPRGPGNPMEQPKDAKGSGTEAGIQPQYGVPYGVTLNPFLSPFGLPCKQPAWGYISALDLKTNEVVWKKRIGTPRDSLPFPMPFKVPFNLGMPMLGGPISTAGNVLFIGATADNYLRAYNMSNGDKLWEGRLPAGGQATPMTYEVNGKQYVVISAGGHGSFGTKMGDYIVAYALPDDEK
- the hpt gene encoding hypoxanthine phosphoribosyltransferase, which translates into the protein MKHTVEVMIPETEIKTRIAELGRQITERYKDSGSEMVLVGLLRGSFMFMADLCREVQVSHEVDFMTASSYGSGMSTTRDVKILKDLDEDIRGKDVLIVEDIIDSGNTLSKVREILSLRGPKSLAICTLLDKPSRREVDVPVEFVGFSIPDEFVVGYGIDYAQRYRHLPYVGKVVMLDE
- the can gene encoding carbonate dehydratase, with translation MKDIDTLISNNALWSKMLVEEDPGFFETLAQAQKPRFLWIGCSDSRVPAERLTGLEPGELFVHRNVANLVIHTDLNCLSVVQYAVDVLEVEHIIICGHYGCGGVQAAVENPELGLIDNWLLHIRDIWFKHSSLLGEMPQERRLDTLCELNVMEQVYNLGHSTIMQSAWKRGQKVTIHGWAYGIHDGLLRDLDVTATNRESLEQHYRKGVSNLRLKHINHK
- a CDS encoding ABC transporter ATP-binding protein, with protein sequence MTIALEIEQLKKTYPGGVQALRGIDLQVEAGDFYALLGPNGAGKSTTIGIISSLVNKTSGRVSVFGYDLAKDVVNAKRQLGLVPQEFNFNPFETVQQIVVHQAGYYGVEHKDAVERSEKYLKQLDLWDKRNERARMLSGGMKRRLMIARALMHEPKLLILDEPTAGVDIELRRSMWSFLKDLNDKGTTIILTTHYLEEAEMLCRNIGIIQNGELVENTSMKNLLAKLKSETFILDLAPKSPLPKLEGYQYRLVDTSTLEVEVLREQGINSVFSQLSSQGVQVLSMRNKANRLEELFVSLVHDKQGDRA
- a CDS encoding ABC transporter permease; its protein translation is MMQLYWVALKSIWAKEIHRFMRIWIQTLVPPVITMTLYFIIFGNLIGSRIGEMHGFSYMQFIVPGLIMMSVITNAYANVASSFFSAKFQRNIEELLIAPVPTHIIIIGYVGGGVARGLCVGVLVTAISLFFVPFQVHSWLFVALTLALTAILFSLAGLLNAVFAKSFDDISLIPTFVLTPLTYLGGVFYSLTLLPPIWQALSKLNPIVYMISGFRYGFLGIHDVPLVTTFAVLVAFIIAFYLLCWYLIQRGRGLRS
- a CDS encoding PTS sugar transporter subunit IIA; translated protein: MLGWVITCYDDKAAELLYRLEKQYGTLAQCRAVNFWPGQSTNMLSRMMCDALHATDSGKGVIFLTDISGAAPYRVAALMSHKHADCEVISGVSYSLLEQMIPLRGSLSSSAFRDRVVSSGVPDVTSLWHQQQKNPPFVLLHDLYE